A stretch of Pseudomonas sp. LRP2-20 DNA encodes these proteins:
- the waaA gene encoding lipid IV(A) 3-deoxy-D-manno-octulosonic acid transferase: MNRTLYTLLFHLGLPLVALRLYLRARKAPAYGQRIAERFARKLPAMRQGGIWVHAVSVGESIAAAPMVRALLKAYPDLPITLTCMTPTGSERIRAMFADEPRIQHCYLPYDLPWAAGRFLDHVRPRLGIIMETELWPNHIHQCARRGIPVALANARLSERSARGYGRFAKLTRPMLGEMSLIAVQTETEARRFRELGARPECVQVTGSIKFDLKIDEHLQPRARALREQWGASQRPLWIAASTHEGEDALILQAHRQLLQVHGDALLILVPRHPERFDGVHALCAGQFATVRRSAGTPVEAQTQVLLGDTMGELLFLYALADIAFVGGSLVATGGHNPLEPAALALPVLMGPHVFNFLEISAMLREAGALQQVDDADGLAEAVRRLIELPQDAQHMGEAGRAVMRANQGALQRLLDGLGKLLG; this comes from the coding sequence ATGAACAGAACACTCTATACCTTGCTGTTTCACCTGGGCCTGCCGCTGGTTGCGCTGCGCCTGTACCTGCGCGCGCGCAAGGCACCGGCCTATGGCCAGCGCATCGCTGAGCGCTTTGCCCGCAAGCTGCCAGCCATGCGCCAGGGGGGGATCTGGGTGCATGCGGTGTCGGTCGGTGAAAGCATTGCCGCGGCACCGATGGTCCGTGCGCTGCTCAAGGCCTACCCGGACCTGCCGATCACGCTCACCTGCATGACCCCGACCGGCTCCGAGCGCATTCGCGCGATGTTCGCCGATGAGCCACGCATCCAGCATTGCTACCTGCCTTACGACCTGCCGTGGGCGGCTGGGCGCTTTCTTGACCATGTGCGGCCGCGGCTGGGCATCATCATGGAAACCGAACTGTGGCCCAACCACATCCACCAGTGCGCCCGACGCGGCATTCCGGTGGCCTTGGCCAACGCTCGGCTGTCCGAGCGCTCGGCCCGTGGTTATGGGCGTTTTGCCAAACTGACCCGGCCGATGCTGGGTGAGATGAGCCTGATCGCCGTGCAGACCGAAACCGAGGCCCGGCGTTTCCGTGAGCTGGGTGCCCGCCCTGAGTGCGTGCAGGTTACTGGCTCGATCAAGTTCGACCTGAAGATCGATGAACACTTGCAGCCCCGTGCCAGGGCACTGCGCGAACAGTGGGGCGCCAGCCAGCGTCCGCTGTGGATCGCTGCCAGCACGCATGAGGGGGAGGATGCCTTGATCCTGCAGGCGCACCGGCAGTTGCTGCAGGTGCATGGTGATGCGCTGCTGATCCTGGTGCCGCGCCACCCTGAGCGGTTCGATGGCGTGCATGCCTTGTGCGCTGGGCAGTTCGCCACGGTACGTCGCTCTGCCGGCACGCCGGTTGAGGCGCAGACGCAGGTGCTGCTCGGCGACACCATGGGTGAGTTGCTGTTCCTCTATGCCCTGGCCGACATCGCCTTCGTCGGCGGCAGCCTGGTGGCCACGGGCGGCCATAACCCACTGGAGCCTGCGGCATTGGCATTGCCGGTGCTCATGGGGCCACATGTGTTCAACTTCCTTGAAATCAGCGCGATGTTGCGCGAGGCGGGGGCGTTGCAGCAGGTCGATGACGCCGACGGGCTGGCCGAGGCGGTGCGGCGATTGATCGAGCTGCCTCAGGATGCACAGCACATGGGCGAGGCGGGCAGGGCGGTGATGCGGGCCAACCAGGGCGCCTTGCAGCGCTTGCTGGATGGGCTGGGCAAGCTTCTTGGCTGA
- a CDS encoding TolC family outer membrane protein, protein MLRKLSLAIAVSCASNGVVWAADLPTTVKTDLVSVYQEAVDNNADLAAARANYGAQKEVVPQARAGLLPNLSAGAEMLNTRTKIDQPSATANRSGNTWSATLAQPIFRADRWFQLQAAEAVNEQAALQLSATEQNLILQTAQDYFSVLRAQDNLAATKAEEAAFKRQLDQSNERFDVGLSDKTDVLQSQASYDTARANRIIAERQVQDAFEALVTLTNREYSSIQGVVHTLPVKVPTPNDAKAWVETAGRQNLNLLATNHAVAAAEETLRQRKAGHAPTLDAVAKYEKGDNDSLGFTNPSPFGQRYSGDVEQTSVGLQLNIPIYSGGLTSSQVREAYQRLSQSEQQRESLRRQVVENTRNLHRAVNTDVEQVQARKQSIISNQSALEATEIGYQVGTRNIVDVLDAQRQLYTSVRDYNNSRYDYILDNLSLKQAAGTLSPQDLQDLKQYLKPDYNPDKDFLPPDLAAAAAKNFERRP, encoded by the coding sequence ATGCTGCGCAAACTTTCACTGGCGATAGCCGTGTCTTGTGCGTCCAATGGCGTGGTCTGGGCAGCGGATTTGCCCACGACGGTAAAAACCGATCTGGTCAGTGTTTACCAGGAAGCAGTCGACAACAACGCCGATCTTGCTGCCGCCCGTGCCAACTATGGCGCGCAGAAAGAAGTCGTGCCGCAGGCTCGCGCCGGTTTGCTGCCGAACCTCTCGGCCGGGGCCGAGATGCTCAATACCCGCACCAAGATCGACCAGCCGTCGGCCACCGCCAACCGCAGCGGCAATACCTGGAGCGCGACCCTCGCGCAACCGATCTTCCGCGCCGATCGCTGGTTCCAGCTCCAGGCCGCCGAAGCGGTCAATGAACAGGCGGCGCTGCAACTGTCGGCAACCGAGCAGAACCTGATCCTGCAGACTGCGCAGGATTACTTCTCGGTGCTGCGCGCCCAGGACAACCTGGCGGCGACCAAAGCCGAGGAAGCGGCCTTCAAGCGCCAGCTGGACCAGTCCAACGAACGTTTCGACGTCGGCCTTTCCGACAAGACCGACGTGCTGCAGTCCCAGGCCAGCTACGATACCGCCCGGGCCAACCGGATCATCGCCGAGCGCCAGGTACAGGATGCCTTCGAGGCGCTGGTCACCCTGACCAACCGTGAGTACAGCTCGATCCAGGGTGTGGTCCACACACTGCCGGTGAAGGTACCGACCCCCAACGACGCCAAGGCCTGGGTGGAAACCGCTGGCCGCCAGAACCTCAACCTGCTGGCCACCAACCACGCCGTCGCCGCCGCCGAAGAAACCCTGCGCCAGCGCAAGGCCGGGCATGCGCCGACCCTCGATGCGGTGGCCAAGTATGAAAAGGGCGACAACGACAGCCTGGGCTTCACCAACCCCTCACCGTTCGGCCAGCGCTACAGCGGCGATGTGGAACAGACCAGCGTCGGCCTGCAGCTGAACATTCCGATCTACAGTGGCGGCCTGACCAGCTCGCAGGTACGCGAGGCCTATCAGCGCCTGAGCCAGAGTGAACAGCAACGTGAAAGCCTGCGCCGCCAGGTGGTGGAGAACACCCGCAACCTGCACCGCGCCGTGAACACCGATGTGGAACAGGTGCAGGCGCGCAAGCAGTCGATCATTTCCAACCAGAGTGCGCTGGAAGCCACCGAGATCGGCTACCAGGTCGGTACCCGGAACATCGTCGACGTGCTCGACGCCCAGCGCCAGCTGTACACCTCGGTGCGTGACTACAACAACAGCCGCTATGACTACATTCTCGACAACCTGAGCCTGAAGCAGGCTGCCGGGACCTTGAGCCCGCAGGATCTGCAGGACCTCAAGCAGTACCTGAAGCCGGATTACAACCCGGACAAGGACTTCCTGCCACCGGACCTGGCGGCCGCGGCAGCCAAGAACTTCGAACGCAGGCCTTGA
- the thiC gene encoding phosphomethylpyrimidine synthase ThiC, with protein MTKQEKTINLSESAQVDQQSVQPFPRSRKVYVEGSRPDIRVPMREISLDDTPTDFGGESNAPVLVYDTSGPYTDPNVIIDVRKGLADVRSAWIDARGDTERLDGLSSDFGQQRLNDAELAKLRFAHVRNPRRAKAGANVSQMHYARQGIITAEMEYVAIRENMKLQEARAAGLLNEQHAGHSFGANIPKEITPEFVRQEIARGRAIIPANINHPEVEPMIIGRNFLVKINGNIGNSALGSSIEEEVAKLTWGIRWGSDTVMDLSTGKHIHETREWIIRNSPVPIGTVPIYQALEKVNGVAEDLTWELFRDTLIEQAEQGVDYFTIHAGVLLRYVPLTAKRVTGIVSRGGSIMAKWCLAHHKENFLYTHFDEICEIMKAYDVSFSLGDGLRPGSIADANDAAQFGELETLGELTKIAWKHDVQCMIEGPGHVPMQLIKENMDKQLECCDEAPFYTLGPLTTDIAPGYDHITSGIGAAMIGWFGCAMLCYVTPKEHLGLPNKDDVKTGIITYKIAAHAADLAKGHPGAQIRDNALSKARFEFRWEDQFNLGLDPDTARAFHDETLPKESAKVAHFCSMCGPKFCSMKITQEVREYAAKIEAVDVTVEQGMREQAERFRQEGSQLYHKV; from the coding sequence ATGACCAAACAAGAAAAAACGATCAACCTCAGCGAGTCGGCGCAAGTCGATCAGCAGTCCGTGCAACCGTTCCCGCGTTCGCGCAAGGTCTATGTCGAAGGCTCGCGCCCGGACATCCGCGTGCCCATGCGCGAAATCAGCCTGGACGACACCCCGACCGACTTCGGTGGCGAAAGCAACGCGCCGGTGCTGGTCTACGACACCTCCGGCCCGTACACCGACCCCAACGTCATCATCGACGTGCGCAAGGGCCTGGCTGACGTGCGTTCGGCCTGGATCGACGCACGCGGTGACACCGAGCGCCTGGACGGCCTGAGCTCCGATTTCGGCCAGCAGCGCCTGAACGATGCGGAACTGGCCAAGCTGCGTTTCGCCCACGTGCGCAACCCGCGCCGGGCCAAGGCTGGCGCCAACGTCTCGCAGATGCACTACGCCCGCCAGGGCATCATCACCGCCGAGATGGAATATGTGGCCATCCGCGAGAACATGAAGCTGCAGGAAGCCCGCGCCGCCGGCCTGCTGAACGAGCAGCACGCCGGCCACAGCTTCGGTGCCAACATTCCGAAAGAAATCACCCCGGAATTCGTCCGCCAGGAAATCGCCCGTGGCCGCGCGATCATCCCGGCCAACATCAACCACCCCGAAGTGGAACCGATGATCATCGGTCGCAACTTCCTGGTGAAGATCAACGGCAACATCGGCAACAGCGCCCTGGGCTCCTCGATCGAGGAAGAAGTGGCCAAGCTGACCTGGGGCATCCGCTGGGGCTCGGACACCGTCATGGACCTGTCCACCGGCAAGCACATTCATGAAACCCGCGAGTGGATCATCCGCAACTCGCCGGTGCCGATCGGTACCGTGCCGATCTACCAGGCCCTGGAAAAGGTCAACGGCGTGGCCGAGGACCTGACCTGGGAGCTGTTCCGCGACACCCTGATCGAGCAGGCCGAGCAGGGCGTGGACTACTTCACCATCCACGCGGGTGTGCTGCTGCGTTATGTGCCGCTGACCGCCAAGCGGGTCACCGGCATCGTCAGCCGCGGTGGCTCGATCATGGCCAAGTGGTGCCTGGCGCATCACAAGGAAAACTTCCTGTACACGCACTTCGACGAGATCTGCGAAATCATGAAGGCCTACGACGTCAGCTTCTCGCTCGGCGACGGCCTGCGCCCGGGTTCGATCGCCGACGCCAACGACGCGGCCCAGTTCGGTGAGCTGGAAACCCTCGGCGAGCTGACCAAGATCGCCTGGAAGCATGATGTGCAGTGCATGATCGAAGGCCCCGGCCACGTGCCGATGCAACTGATCAAGGAGAACATGGACAAGCAGCTGGAATGCTGCGACGAGGCGCCGTTCTACACCCTCGGCCCGCTGACCACCGACATCGCCCCAGGCTACGACCACATCACCTCGGGCATCGGCGCGGCAATGATCGGCTGGTTCGGTTGTGCCATGCTGTGCTACGTCACGCCCAAGGAGCACCTGGGCCTGCCGAACAAGGATGACGTCAAGACCGGCATCATCACCTACAAGATCGCCGCCCATGCTGCGGACCTCGCAAAAGGTCACCCGGGCGCGCAGATTCGGGACAATGCCTTGTCCAAGGCGCGTTTCGAATTCCGCTGGGAAGACCAGTTCAACCTGGGCCTGGACCCGGACACCGCGCGTGCCTTCCATGACGAGACCCTGCCGAAGGAGTCGGCCAAGGTCGCGCACTTCTGCTCGATGTGCGGGCCGAAGTTCTGCTCGATGAAGATCACCCAGGAAGTACGTGAATACGCAGCCAAGATCGAGGCCGTGGACGTGACCGTCGAGCAAGGCATGCGTGAGCAGGCCGAGCGGTTCCGCCAGGAAGGCAGCCAGCTGTACCACAAAGTGTAA
- the cytX gene encoding putative hydroxymethylpyrimidine transporter CytX, with amino-acid sequence MTSPSQFSPDHPVPTHQRIFGARDLFSLWFSLGIGLMVLQVGAMLAPGLGLAGAVLAIALGTGVGVLLLGAAGVIGSDTGLSAMGTLRLSLGRHGARLPALLNLLQLVGWGAFEIIVMRDAASLLGARAFGEDSAWNSPMLWTLCFGALATLLAVSGPLAFVRKVLRAWGIWLLLGACLWLTWNLFAKADLADLWNRAGDGSMSLAVGFDIAIAMPLSWLPLIADYSRFARNGRHVFGGTVLGYFIGNTWLMSLGVAYTLAFAASGEVNALLLALAGAGMGIPLLLILLDESEKAFADIHSAAVSTGVLLPLKVEHLALAIGVLCTLIALLAPLAQYENFLLLIGSVFAPLFGVVLMDHYVIRRRRLPAQVDGLHWQALVAWVVGVAAYHVIAAKAPELGATLPALLLAGGLHGLLSFSRGRETAQA; translated from the coding sequence ATGACATCACCCAGCCAATTCTCCCCCGACCACCCGGTCCCCACCCACCAGCGCATCTTCGGCGCCCGTGACCTGTTCTCGCTGTGGTTCTCCCTCGGCATCGGCCTGATGGTGCTGCAGGTCGGCGCCATGCTGGCCCCTGGCCTTGGCCTGGCCGGCGCAGTGCTGGCCATCGCCCTTGGCACCGGTGTCGGTGTGCTGTTGCTGGGGGCTGCCGGGGTCATCGGCAGTGACACCGGCCTGTCGGCCATGGGCACCCTGAGGCTGAGCCTGGGCCGCCATGGCGCGCGCCTGCCGGCATTGCTCAACCTGCTGCAATTGGTGGGCTGGGGCGCCTTCGAGATCATCGTCATGCGTGACGCGGCCAGCCTGCTGGGTGCCCGGGCGTTCGGTGAAGACAGTGCCTGGAACAGCCCGATGCTCTGGACCCTGTGTTTCGGCGCGCTGGCCACCCTGCTCGCCGTCAGCGGCCCGTTGGCGTTCGTGCGCAAGGTGCTGCGTGCCTGGGGGATCTGGCTGCTGTTGGGGGCGTGCCTGTGGCTGACCTGGAACCTGTTTGCCAAGGCCGACCTGGCTGATCTGTGGAACCGTGCCGGGGACGGTTCGATGTCGCTGGCCGTAGGCTTCGACATCGCCATCGCCATGCCGCTTTCGTGGTTGCCGCTGATCGCCGACTACTCGCGCTTTGCCCGTAATGGCAGGCATGTATTCGGTGGCACCGTTCTGGGCTACTTCATCGGCAATACCTGGCTGATGAGCCTGGGCGTGGCCTACACCCTGGCGTTTGCCGCCAGTGGCGAAGTCAATGCGCTGCTGCTTGCCCTGGCAGGCGCCGGCATGGGCATCCCGCTGCTGTTGATTCTGCTGGACGAGTCGGAAAAGGCCTTCGCCGACATCCACTCGGCGGCCGTTTCCACCGGCGTGCTGCTGCCGCTGAAGGTCGAACACCTGGCCTTGGCCATTGGTGTGCTGTGCACGCTGATCGCCTTGCTGGCGCCACTGGCCCAGTACGAGAACTTCCTGCTGCTGATCGGTTCGGTGTTCGCGCCGCTGTTCGGTGTGGTGCTGATGGACCACTACGTGATCCGCCGTCGCCGCCTGCCGGCACAGGTCGATGGCTTGCATTGGCAGGCACTGGTGGCCTGGGTGGTGGGTGTGGCGGCCTATCACGTGATCGCCGCCAAGGCGCCTGAGCTGGGGGCTACCCTGCCAGCATTGCTGCTGGCAGGTGGGCTGCATGGGCTACTGAGCTTCAGCCGCGGCCGGGAAACAGCTCAGGCTTGA
- a CDS encoding RsiV family protein: MTLVKLTSVAVLALALGACQSLFAPNYRTPLEVKRDAWEHVKPGCSASDCPLVNIDTVHFPAQPKLDAIVEKRLLQLTEDNQHGTAPSTLQAYEQQYLASADKRNSSYLQAKVREQHDGLVIIELSSYLDSGGAHGMPGRGFINYSRKLDKVLTLQDMLVPGQEETFWKTVEESHRAWLISVGMDKDAEFVKTWPFKKSPHIALTYGALVVKYEVYAIAPYSMGHVELKIPYPRLNGVLKPELFPGRG; this comes from the coding sequence ATGACACTTGTCAAACTGACTTCCGTGGCCGTGCTGGCTCTCGCTCTGGGCGCCTGCCAGAGCCTGTTCGCACCCAATTACCGGACCCCGCTCGAGGTCAAGCGTGATGCCTGGGAGCACGTCAAACCTGGCTGCAGCGCAAGCGACTGCCCACTGGTGAACATTGACACCGTGCATTTCCCGGCCCAGCCCAAGCTCGATGCCATCGTCGAAAAACGCCTGCTGCAGCTGACCGAAGACAATCAGCATGGCACCGCGCCAAGCACCCTGCAGGCCTACGAACAGCAATACCTGGCCAGCGCCGACAAACGCAACAGCAGCTACCTGCAAGCCAAGGTACGCGAGCAGCATGACGGCCTGGTGATCATCGAGCTGTCCAGCTACCTCGACAGCGGCGGTGCCCACGGCATGCCGGGGCGCGGCTTCATCAACTACTCGCGCAAGCTGGACAAGGTGCTGACCCTGCAGGACATGCTGGTGCCAGGCCAGGAGGAGACCTTCTGGAAGACCGTGGAAGAGTCGCACCGTGCCTGGCTGATCAGCGTTGGAATGGACAAGGACGCCGAGTTCGTCAAGACCTGGCCGTTCAAGAAGTCGCCGCACATCGCCCTGACGTACGGCGCGCTGGTGGTGAAGTACGAGGTCTATGCCATCGCGCCCTACTCCATGGGCCACGTGGAGTTGAAGATCCCTTACCCACGCCTGAACGGCGTACTCAAGCCTGAGCTGTTTCCCGGCCGCGGCTGA
- a CDS encoding NUDIX domain-containing protein, with protein MSDTLNSVPKAVEIVERANCFKGFYKLDKVHLRHELFAGGMSREISRELFVRHDAVCVLPYDPLRDEVVLIEQFRVGALGKVDNPWLIEMVAGLIDKATEEPEAVAHREAEEEAGLAISALWPITRYFPSPGGSDEYVHLYLGRCTSEGAGGLHGLEEESEDIRVRVWSFDDAMQAVRDGQICNAATIISLQWLALNKDEVRGMWK; from the coding sequence ATGTCAGACACGTTGAATTCGGTGCCCAAGGCGGTCGAGATCGTCGAGCGGGCCAACTGTTTCAAGGGCTTTTACAAGCTCGACAAGGTGCACCTGCGCCATGAACTGTTCGCGGGCGGCATGAGCCGTGAGATCAGCCGTGAGCTGTTCGTGCGTCATGATGCGGTCTGTGTGCTGCCTTACGACCCACTGCGCGATGAGGTGGTGCTGATCGAGCAGTTCCGTGTCGGCGCCCTGGGCAAGGTCGACAACCCCTGGCTGATCGAGATGGTCGCCGGGCTGATCGACAAAGCTACCGAAGAGCCCGAAGCAGTCGCCCATCGCGAAGCCGAAGAAGAAGCAGGCCTTGCGATCAGTGCCCTGTGGCCGATCACCCGCTACTTCCCCTCGCCAGGCGGCAGCGACGAGTACGTGCACCTGTACCTCGGCCGCTGCACCAGTGAAGGCGCGGGCGGCCTGCATGGCCTGGAAGAAGAAAGCGAGGACATCCGTGTCCGCGTATGGTCATTCGACGATGCGATGCAGGCCGTACGCGATGGTCAAATCTGCAACGCGGCGACCATCATCAGCCTGCAGTGGCTGGCGCTGAACAAAGACGAAGTTCGAGGTATGTGGAAGTGA
- a CDS encoding DUF1249 domain-containing protein encodes MEVNLLRERYRVDLAGLQAACEANYARLMRLLPDMRTTQSSRRIGMTQGDQMLGVLVLDVLLACPYTTTLRVRQEHSLPWLPVPHLEVQVYHDARMAEVISAEHTRRLRSIYPYPNEAMHQPDEKAQLNLFLGEWLSHCLACGHELASVR; translated from the coding sequence GTGGAAGTGAACCTCTTGCGTGAGCGTTATCGGGTCGATCTGGCCGGGCTGCAAGCAGCCTGCGAGGCCAACTATGCCCGGCTCATGCGCCTGCTGCCCGATATGCGTACCACCCAGAGCTCGCGGCGCATCGGCATGACCCAGGGCGACCAGATGCTCGGCGTGCTGGTGCTCGATGTGTTGCTGGCCTGCCCGTACACCACCACTTTGCGGGTACGCCAGGAGCACAGCCTGCCCTGGCTGCCGGTGCCGCACCTGGAGGTGCAGGTGTATCACGATGCGCGCATGGCCGAAGTGATCAGCGCCGAGCATACCCGCCGCCTGCGCAGCATTTACCCGTACCCCAACGAGGCCATGCACCAGCCGGACGAGAAGGCGCAGCTCAATCTGTTCCTCGGCGAATGGCTCAGCCATTGCCTGGCCTGCGGCCACGAACTGGCAAGTGTGCGCTGA
- the cpdA gene encoding 3',5'-cyclic-AMP phosphodiesterase, producing the protein MPHPDSSPASVHVVQLTDAHLFADPAGTLLGLNTRDSLRHVVAQVCREQPRVDLLLCTGDLSQDATVASYQAFRELTREIPAPTRWLPGNHDEAKVMAEVAPELLQSVTDIGSWRVVMLNSAVLGATHGLLEQDQLSILDQALASAAERHCLVCCHHQPVDIGCAWIAPIGLRNADELLQRLRGYPQVKALLWGHIHQEWDELRDGLRLLATPSTCIQFAPGSEDFKVSEEQPGYRWLRLHADGRVETGVERATDFAVKLDFNSAGY; encoded by the coding sequence TTGCCGCACCCAGACTCTTCCCCTGCATCCGTACATGTGGTGCAACTGACCGACGCCCACCTGTTTGCCGACCCGGCGGGCACCTTGCTGGGCCTCAATACCCGTGACAGCCTGCGCCACGTGGTCGCCCAGGTGTGCCGCGAACAGCCGCGTGTCGACTTGCTGTTGTGCACCGGCGATCTGTCACAAGATGCCACTGTCGCTTCCTATCAAGCTTTCCGTGAGCTGACCCGGGAAATCCCTGCGCCAACACGCTGGCTGCCAGGTAACCATGATGAAGCCAAGGTCATGGCCGAAGTCGCGCCAGAGCTGCTGCAGTCGGTGACCGATATCGGCAGCTGGCGGGTGGTCATGCTCAATTCGGCGGTGCTGGGCGCTACCCATGGGCTACTCGAGCAGGATCAGTTGTCGATCCTCGATCAAGCCTTGGCGTCGGCCGCCGAGCGCCATTGCCTGGTGTGCTGCCACCATCAGCCGGTGGATATCGGTTGCGCCTGGATCGCCCCGATCGGTTTGCGCAATGCCGATGAGTTGCTGCAGCGCCTGCGTGGTTATCCACAGGTGAAGGCGTTGCTCTGGGGGCATATCCACCAGGAATGGGATGAACTGCGCGATGGCTTGCGCCTGCTGGCCACGCCATCGACCTGCATCCAGTTTGCGCCGGGCAGCGAGGACTTCAAGGTCAGCGAGGAGCAGCCGGGGTATCGCTGGCTGCGCCTGCATGCCGATGGGCGAGTGGAGACAGGTGTGGAGCGGGCTACTGATTTTGCAGTGAAGCTCGACTTCAATAGCGCGGGGTATTAG
- a CDS encoding IS3 family transposase (programmed frameshift): MGKYTEQFKLTAITAYLDGNNGFRKVAQHFGIDFSLLRRWVSSYQRNSSLPPRSPGRGYDDDFKRQVVSYMHEHRLSMRQTAAHFGLGQSSRIGNWQRQYYSGDLVAPVDRQKKPIKVPKKIKPAKPTDTDDSQKSRDQLMAELEYLRMENAVLKELGFTGGKGTNIGEKALIVSRLKRRFPLPDLLGLVGLARSTFYYQVQSQQKPDKYAELNEKIQQIYHKEKGRYGYRRVALVIRKEGVQVNKKVIEKLMAALGLKSLVRPKKYQSYRGAVGKIAANLLERNFVAQRPNQKWVSDVTEFKVAQQKLYLSPVMDLYNGEIIAYETASRPQYSLVGNMLDKALNTLGEKPKLVLHTDQGWQYQQAQYRHKLRSRGVKQSMSRKGNCLDNAAMESFFGTLKSEFFYLKRFESIDELKAGLDEYIHYYNHDRIKLKLNGLSPVEYRTQAAA, translated from the exons ATGGGCAAGTACACAGAGCAGTTCAAGCTCACAGCCATCACCGCTTACCTGGATGGCAATAATGGCTTCCGAAAGGTAGCCCAACATTTCGGTATCGACTTCAGCCTGCTGCGCCGATGGGTTTCCAGCTATCAGCGCAATTCCAGCCTTCCTCCACGTTCGCCTGGGCGGGGTTATGACGACGATTTTAAGCGGCAGGTGGTCAGCTACATGCACGAGCATCGTCTTTCTATGCGGCAAACCGCAGCGCATTTTGGCCTCGGCCAATCGTCGCGGATAGGCAACTGGCAGCGGCAGTACTACAGTGGTGACCTTGTAGCTCCCGTCGACCGCCAGAAAAAGCCGATCAAAGTGCCGAAGAAGATCAAACCTGCAAAACCCACAGATACCGACGACTCGCAAAAGTCCCGAGACCAACTGATGGCGGAGCTCGAATACCTGCGCATGGAGAATGCTGTTTTAAAGGAGCTC GGCTTTACGGGAGGAAAAGGAACGAATATCGGGGAAAAAGCCCTGATCGTTTCCAGGCTCAAACGTAGATTTCCTTTGCCTGACCTGCTGGGGCTGGTCGGGCTGGCTCGCAGTACCTTTTATTATCAGGTGCAAAGCCAGCAGAAGCCGGACAAATATGCCGAGCTTAACGAGAAGATTCAGCAGATCTATCACAAAGAGAAAGGGCGCTACGGCTATCGACGCGTTGCACTCGTGATTAGAAAGGAGGGGGTGCAGGTCAACAAGAAGGTCATCGAGAAACTGATGGCTGCCCTAGGGTTGAAGTCACTGGTACGCCCCAAGAAATATCAGTCCTACCGAGGTGCCGTGGGCAAGATAGCGGCGAATTTGCTGGAGCGAAATTTCGTCGCCCAGCGTCCTAACCAAAAATGGGTGAGTGACGTAACCGAGTTCAAGGTGGCTCAACAGAAGCTCTATCTTTCGCCGGTGATGGACTTGTACAACGGGGAAATCATCGCCTATGAGACGGCTAGCCGCCCCCAGTACAGCCTGGTTGGAAATATGCTGGATAAGGCACTCAATACCTTGGGAGAAAAGCCGAAGCTAGTGCTCCACACCGACCAGGGATGGCAGTACCAGCAGGCTCAATATCGTCACAAGCTTCGCAGTCGCGGCGTGAAACAGAGCATGTCTCGTAAAGGCAATTGCCTGGACAATGCGGCTATGGAAAGCTTCTTCGGGACGCTCAAGTCAGAGTTTTTCTACCTAAAGCGTTTCGAGAGTATTGATGAATTGAAAGCAGGCCTGGATGAGTACATTCACTACTACAACCATGACCGCATCAAGCTGAAGCTCAATGGCCTGAGCCCTGTCGAGTACAGGACCCAGGCGGCAGCTTAA
- a CDS encoding YqiA/YcfP family alpha/beta fold hydrolase, with protein MSGSILYIHGFNSSPLSSKARQLEAVMQQLGLAQQLRVPALHHHPRQAMVQLEAAITELGAPLLVGSSLGGYYATHLAERHGLKALLVNPAVTPHKRFDGYLGAQRNHYTGETWELTLDHVQALAELEVPAPTDPGRYQVWLQTADETLDYRHAEHYYRACALRIQAGGDHSYQGFAEQLPGLLAFAGIARQQYAALDFSVF; from the coding sequence ATGTCGGGTTCCATCCTCTATATCCATGGCTTCAACAGCTCGCCGCTTTCCAGCAAGGCACGCCAGCTCGAGGCTGTCATGCAGCAGTTGGGCCTGGCGCAGCAGTTGCGTGTCCCGGCCTTGCACCACCACCCACGCCAGGCCATGGTCCAGCTCGAAGCCGCCATTACCGAACTCGGGGCGCCGCTGCTGGTCGGCAGTTCGCTTGGCGGCTACTATGCCACCCATCTGGCCGAGCGGCATGGGCTCAAAGCCTTGCTGGTCAACCCGGCAGTCACCCCGCACAAGCGCTTCGACGGTTATCTGGGCGCCCAGCGCAACCACTACACTGGCGAGACCTGGGAACTGACCCTGGACCATGTGCAGGCCCTGGCCGAACTGGAGGTGCCGGCGCCGACCGACCCAGGCCGCTATCAAGTGTGGCTGCAGACCGCCGATGAAACCCTGGACTATCGCCATGCCGAGCATTATTACCGGGCTTGCGCCCTGCGCATCCAGGCCGGTGGCGACCACAGCTACCAGGGCTTTGCCGAGCAACTGCCAGGCCTGCTGGCCTTCGCCGGCATTGCCCGGCAGCAGTATGCGGCGCTCGATTTTTCTGTATTTTGA